A genome region from Hevea brasiliensis isolate MT/VB/25A 57/8 chromosome 7, ASM3005281v1, whole genome shotgun sequence includes the following:
- the LOC131181584 gene encoding E3 ubiquitin-protein ligase RHA2B-like, translating to MEALSQVLTTLKTVTILCINLLLLKVTAAIQSLIRIFSGQRVFTTTQFLSYLEQMNPGVRYTKLLMKLQETPPELCAVCLSEFAVDEIVRDLKCKHVFHKDCLDKWLLQCRSTCPLCRTKLLPDEVVAGYRRLKDDQMGYDRSNEEIVFLVSHERQHMNKEMQRNIRFSG from the exons ATGGAAGCTCTCTCTCAGGTCTTAACTACCCTTAAAACCGTAACCATACTCTGCATCAATCTCCTCCTCCTAAAAGTCACAGCTGCAATTCAATCTCTCATCAGAATATTCTCCGGCCAACGCGTATTCACCACCACCCAGTTCCTCAGTTACCTTGAACAAATGAATCCGGGGGTTCGCTACACAAAACTGCTCATGAAGCTGCAGGAAACACCACCAGAATTATGTGCAGTGTGTCTATCGGAGTTTGCTGTGGACGAAATCGTAAGAGACTTGAAGTGCAAGCATGTGTTCCACAAAGATTGCTTGGACAAGTGGTTGCTGCAGTGCAGGTCTACTTGCCCACTTTGCAGGACTAAGTTGTTGCCGGATGAAGTGGTCGCTGGTTATCGCCGGTTGAAAGATGATCAGATGGGGTATGATCGGAGCAATGAGGAGATTGTTTTCTTGGTATCTCATG AGAGACAGCATATGAACAAAGAAATGCAAAGAAATATTAGATTTTCAGGTTGA
- the LOC110671034 gene encoding probable E3 ubiquitin-protein ligase XERICO, translating into MATLSEFLSRLYTVATVFFCLLTLEAVILFRLVTGSITNSDNRGVISTSQYLQLIEEKNPAILYTEKLRQQSVIECAVCLSEFLEGESVRKLKCKHTFHKDCLDKWLQQYLATCPLCRTKVLPDEIVADYHQLQDQIDHYDGSDEEMIFLLSALHGNGLQRIF; encoded by the coding sequence ATGGCTACTCTCTCTGAATTCCTATCTCGCCTCTACACTGTAGCCACAGTCTTCTTCTGCCTCCTCACACTCGAAGCCGTAATCCTATTCCGGTTGGTCACCGGAAGCATCACCAATTCCGATAACCGCGGCGTAATCAGCACAAGCCAATATCTGCAGCTAATTGAAGAGAAAAATCCAGCAATTCTCTATACCGAAAAGCTTAGGCAGCAATCGGTAATAGAATGCGCAGTTTGTTTATCGGAATTTTTGGAAGGGGAAAGTGTTAGGAAATTGAAATGCAAGCACACATTTCACAAGGATTGCCTTGACAAATGGTTGCAGCAATATTTGGCTACTTGCCCTCTTTGCAGGACCAAGGTTTTGCCTGATGAGATTGTTGCTGATTATCATCAACTTCAAGATCAGATCGATCACTATGACGGgagtgatgaagagatgattttCTTGCTTTCTGCTTTGCATGGTAATGGTTTACAGAGAATTTTCTAG
- the LOC110671033 gene encoding uncharacterized protein LOC110671033, translating into MADIAILVAEEYERRVKNSRRVKNSRKLSEDSGSDIKVFNWVSCVSFLSRSVKNKVRQENIELAKMVLEPKTQIGLAASNGFFSA; encoded by the coding sequence ATGGCTGACATTGCTATTCTGGTTGCTGAGGAGTATGAAAGGAGAGTCAAGAATTCAAGGAGAGTCAAGAATTCAAGGAAGTTGTCTGAAGATTCAGGTTCAGACATCAAGGTTTTTAACTGGGTTTCTTGTGTTTCTTTCCTGTCTCGGAGTGTCAAGAATAAGGTTAGGCAAGAGAATATTGAACTTGCCAAAATGGTTTTGGAGCCCAAGACCCAAATTGGTCTTGCAGCTTCTAATGGGTTCTTCTCTGCCTGA
- the LOC131181424 gene encoding uncharacterized protein LOC131181424, with protein MKLQETPPELCAVCLSEFAVDENVRDLKCKHVFHKLDKWLLQCRSTCPLRRTKLLPDEVVAGYRLLKDDQMGYDRNNEEIVFLVSHGNDREYLARVFHYYAYWFCVDGLPCGLVLF; from the exons ATGAAGCTGCAGGAAACACCACCAGAATTATGTGCAGTGTGTCTATCGGAGTTTGCTGTGGACGAAAACGTAAGAGACTTGAAGTGCAAGCATGTGTTCCACAAGTTGGACAAGTGGTTGCTGCAATGCAGGTCTACTTGCCCACTTCGCAGGACTAAGTTGTTGCCGGATGAAGTGGTCGCTGGTTATCGCCTGTTGAAAGACGATCAGATGGGGTATGATCGGAACAATGAGGAGATTGTTTTCTTGGTATCACATGGCAATG ATCGTGAATATTTGGCGAGGGTTTTCCATTACTATGCTTACTGGTTCTGTGTGGATGGCTTGCCTTGTGGGCTTGTTCTGTTTTAG